The Falco peregrinus isolate bFalPer1 chromosome 1, bFalPer1.pri, whole genome shotgun sequence genome has a window encoding:
- the CFAP161 gene encoding cilia- and flagella-associated protein 161 has protein sequence MAAYGPGVRIGRWAEAARLEEDRLRDFVHKRERGELLTQKINKLQDNLFKKIQLSVSKDGFVHFGDTVMLLNPDSKSAVENCPGACGALTLAISLDEISAYLAESLQAPRGVSAVKSVDPMGQNTFCILSVDGSAVGEPIRFGQNFRLGTTGGFSDQMLYLASDHKSFIRFAKKSYLQQVFLTDELSYLTCWQAAFLDPQLRLEYEGFPVPANSKIIISHCHTNRSLAVPRNFWTTSYFGKEYEVICHTYLDSHKAEEDKNYWEIVTGNPSNEDSTMTDRPNPHPRGIRRNEFHEET, from the exons ATGGCTGCCTACGGCCCCGGGGTGCGCATCGGCCGCTGGGCTGAGGCCGCGCGTTTGGAGGag GACCGCCTAAGGGATTTTGTGCATAAAAGAGAACGAGGAGAacttttaacacagaaaataaacaaacttcAAGATAATCTTTTCAAGAAg ATACAGCTGTCGGTATCTAAGGATGGATTTGTTCATTTTGGAGACACTGTTATGCTTTTGAACCCAGACAGCAAATCCGCGGTGGAAAATTGCCCTGGAGCGTGTGGTGCTCTGACTTTGGCAATTAGCCTGGATGAAATATCCGCGTATTTGGCCGAATCACTGCAAGCCCCCCGTGGAGTTAGCGCAGTCAAGAGCGTGGACCCAATGGgtcaaaatactttttgtattttaag TGTTGATGGAAGTGCAGTGGGTGAACCGATTAGATTTGGACAAAACTTTCGTCTTGGGACAACAGGAGGGTTTTCTGACCAAATG ttatATCTAGCGAGTGACCATAAATCATTTATAAGATTTGCTAAAAAATCTTACCTTCAGCAAGTTTTTTTGACAGATGAGCTTTCCTATTTGACTTGCTGGCAAGCTGCCTTCTTGGATCCTCAGCTGCGTCTTGAATATGAAGGATTTCCAGTTCct gcaaaCTCTAAAATTATCATTAGTCATTGCCATACTAATCGGAGCCTAGCTGTTCCAAGGAACTTTTGGACAAC GtcttattttggaaaagaataTGAAGTGATTTGTCACACTTACCTGGACTCCCATAAAGCTGAAGAAGATAAGAATTACTGGGAAATAGTTACAGGAAATCCCAGCAATGAAGACAGTACAATGACTGACAGACCGAACCCTCACCCAAGGGGCATCAGAAGGAATGAGTTTCATGAAGAGACATAG